A window of Fibrobacter sp. contains these coding sequences:
- a CDS encoding radical SAM protein, with the protein MNLVLSLTERCNLRCTYCYYKVSHEARSLVMSNDVMEAAIRLAFERTLSLNQRFLNITFFGGEPLLCMDAIHRGVEFAKSLVHERFGEDVLLGPPTTNTTSPKFRLRFAVNTNATLLDDEIIDYLRREKFRIYLSLDGPEAHHNICRKQVGGAGSFNLIAPHIPVLRELDTVVLSVVTRENMHSLSEAVRWIQAQGFRNMTAAVDFDGKWTGEEFDVLAAEYEKLAAFWIELKRNKVPFYLGTIQDKLKFRLTGQRHRTSSCQVAEGIVACAANGNLFPCTRFITSKPDAPYILGNVFDDPAAIWSGPVARDILDFFNRDKEDCEGCAIRFRCHAHECACTSFYSTGSIHGVSPEVCTHERMLAAICDDAIV; encoded by the coding sequence ATGAATCTGGTTCTTTCTTTAACGGAACGGTGTAACCTTCGTTGCACCTATTGCTATTACAAGGTGAGTCACGAGGCGCGCAGTCTCGTGATGTCGAACGATGTTATGGAGGCGGCCATCCGGCTGGCCTTCGAACGTACGCTTTCGCTGAACCAGCGCTTTTTGAACATCACGTTCTTCGGTGGCGAGCCTCTGCTTTGCATGGACGCCATCCATAGGGGAGTGGAATTTGCGAAAAGTTTGGTACATGAGCGTTTTGGCGAAGACGTCTTGCTCGGGCCTCCGACTACGAATACTACGTCGCCCAAGTTCCGCCTGCGTTTTGCGGTCAACACGAATGCGACCCTGCTGGACGATGAGATCATCGATTACCTGAGACGCGAAAAGTTCCGCATATACCTTTCGCTTGATGGTCCGGAGGCGCACCACAACATCTGCCGCAAGCAGGTGGGCGGTGCGGGTTCCTTCAATTTGATTGCGCCGCATATTCCGGTTCTTCGCGAACTGGATACGGTCGTCCTGTCCGTCGTGACCCGCGAGAATATGCATTCGCTTTCGGAGGCTGTCCGCTGGATTCAGGCGCAGGGGTTCAGGAACATGACTGCCGCTGTGGATTTTGATGGAAAGTGGACGGGGGAGGAATTCGACGTTCTCGCTGCGGAATACGAGAAACTGGCCGCGTTCTGGATTGAACTAAAGCGGAATAAGGTGCCGTTTTACCTGGGGACCATCCAGGACAAGCTGAAATTCCGCCTGACGGGGCAGCGCCACCGCACGTCGAGCTGTCAGGTGGCCGAGGGCATTGTCGCCTGTGCCGCGAACGGGAACCTTTTCCCCTGCACGCGCTTTATCACGAGCAAGCCTGACGCTCCCTATATCTTGGGAAACGTATTCGACGATCCGGCTGCGATTTGGAGCGGGCCTGTCGCCCGCGATATCCTGGACTTCTTCAACCGGGACAAGGAAGATTGCGAGGGATGTGCCATCCGCTTCCGCTGTCATGCGCACGAATGCGCCTGCACGTCGTTCTACTCCACCGGCAGTATCCACGGGGTGTCACCCGAGGTCTGCACGCACGAACGCATGCTCGCCGCGATTTGTGACGACGCGATAGTTTAA
- a CDS encoding M23 family metallopeptidase, which translates to MKFVKAFLLSIAMLPAISTANDVLAMASTAENEALQKGAIADSTLNAASTVNTVSDAIAENKSDDVSAANTENAEEAGSEENVASAEPEDSEELDSLQESNLEADAVQFLDFSGAHFPTIHGTRMNSPYGIRKHRLHRGVDMHITIGDSIVAAYPGKVVVSKYNRRGYGHYVMIEHENGTRTLYGHLKKRLVNVGDTVEGGQLVGWGGNTGRSSGPHLHFEIRYGEVNIDPATVFNIEEGTLLENTDHFSIASAVESHNAIQKELSKHRYHKIRPGDTLGKIAIKYGTTIEKLCRLNGIKRTSILRIGQTLRCS; encoded by the coding sequence ATGAAATTCGTGAAAGCATTCTTACTCAGTATAGCCATGCTGCCCGCTATTTCTACAGCGAACGATGTGCTGGCTATGGCATCGACTGCCGAAAACGAGGCACTCCAGAAAGGCGCTATCGCTGATTCCACGCTGAACGCCGCCTCCACCGTGAATACGGTCTCGGATGCTATTGCCGAAAACAAGTCCGACGACGTAAGCGCAGCCAATACCGAAAATGCCGAAGAAGCCGGCTCTGAAGAAAATGTCGCCAGCGCAGAGCCCGAAGACTCCGAAGAGCTGGACTCCCTCCAAGAATCGAACCTCGAAGCGGACGCCGTCCAATTCCTGGATTTCAGCGGAGCGCATTTCCCGACCATCCACGGGACCCGCATGAATTCGCCCTACGGCATCCGCAAGCACCGCCTGCACAGGGGTGTCGACATGCATATTACTATTGGCGATTCCATCGTCGCCGCCTACCCCGGTAAAGTTGTCGTCTCCAAGTACAATCGCCGCGGCTACGGCCACTATGTAATGATTGAACACGAAAACGGCACCCGCACCCTTTACGGCCATCTCAAAAAGCGCCTCGTCAACGTGGGCGACACCGTCGAAGGCGGACAGCTCGTCGGATGGGGCGGAAACACCGGCCGTTCGAGCGGGCCGCACCTGCATTTCGAAATCCGCTACGGCGAAGTGAACATCGACCCGGCTACCGTTTTCAACATCGAAGAAGGCACGCTCCTCGAAAATACGGATCATTTCTCCATCGCGAGCGCGGTCGAGAGCCACAACGCTATCCAGAAAGAACTCTCGAAGCACCGTTACCACAAGATCCGTCCGGGCGACACCCTCGGGAAAATCGCCATCAAGTACGGAACCACCATCGAGAAACTCTGCCGCCTGAACGGCATCAAGCGCACGTCGATCCTCCGAATCGGACAGACGCTCCGCTGCTCCTGA